A segment of the Entelurus aequoreus isolate RoL-2023_Sb linkage group LG23, RoL_Eaeq_v1.1, whole genome shotgun sequence genome:
ttacccagaatcccatgcagtcctaactcttccggtctacattatacaccccgctaccaccaaatccccccacacatcaacccccccccccctcttcgtggttggttgagcggaagagttagggctgcatgggattctgggtattggtaccgtcagtgtaagatgtgtggctactgagttagtagccttgctgtctcttacgtaagcaagctaaagctgcattccacttgtggccaagcaggtacacagattgggcagactgtagagggcgccaaatgcagtgtcatcacgctctgatattcgggagtctcccgggaaaaatgagagggttggcaggtgtgacgcaagcgacattcatccaaaactcgcgggctgcactaacatcaaattcccacattaaagtgcgtgccggtgcgtgtgtctgagacccctggttaacatagcacaaagcatgtaagctttgtatgcggtgtttttcattttaaattttaaaaacatttttgtggctcccattactttctttaatgtgtgaaacttgccaaaatggctctttgagtggtaaaggttgccgacccctgccctacactgaacaaaaaaaaagtcatatgtccactgatgtttaaaaactttaCACTCAGAGTCTATTTTACGTTTTCCCACTGAATTCGTAATTTTTTTTGCCtcatgcactaattgactgaaaaagcGCACACTTGTCgcgcgatgggaaaatgcattcttagacaatatgatttgaaattgattgatggattggcTAGAAAGGACTGATTAAAAAcatattaataatttttttttaaaaagtaaattattttactcgggactacccgcgggccggatttttgaTGCTGGCGGGctgtatctggcccgcgggccgtagtttgggggccACTGGTGTAGACGCTGCATATAAAATGATATTTTTTTCCTCGTTTGGAAAACACTGAAAAAACTTGGTAGGTAGCTATGTTAATTTGAAAGATTACaactaaaaacacaaaaaaaaaaatctaaaaatctttattttatttctttaaacaAAATGGGTGAAAAAAGGCAGTTTTATATATGGTCGATACAATACGGCATTTTGCATAACATCTGTTTATTTTAGATTCGGTATGAGTGTTTTTAATTCTTAAAGCGGTAAAACAATTGGAAAATCTATTTTCTTAATTTTATCATACTCCTATACTGGTaagtaaaatataaacaaaactataccatatatttaatgtatggaTTTCATTATATACTATTGAATATTATGCCGTTTATATTACAACACAGATCTTCAAATGGGGGTCTATGGAAATTTTTGGTCGATTAgactaaaaaatagtttttttttatattcttgCAATTTTTCCACAATGTAAATGTCCTTAAATACACTTAATATGGATCCAACACACTGTAGTGTAGTTTACAAATGGCAGTGACATCGACACCCCACTTAATGTACCttgcagtttaaaaataaaaacatgactaTAGAATTATATTATTCtactcatgttagcatttaaaataATTAGCAATTTGTGCTTTAGTTTGCCTGCCTGCGGTTAGCACACCGGTTCTCAGCTAGCAATTTGCGCTCTGGTTTTTAGCTAGAGATTGGTGCATCAGTTGTTAGTTAGCGATTGGTGCGCTAATTTCCAGCTAGCGTTTAGCGATGAACGCTGCCAGCTAGCACTATGGTGCTCTAGTTGTAAGCTATtgaccaacgatagtcacacacacacactaggtgtggtgaaatgtgtcctctgcatttgacccatccccttgttcaccccctgggaggtgaggggagcagcagcagtggccacgcccgggaatcattttggtgatttaacccccaattccaacccttgatgctgagtgccaaacagggaggtaatgggtcccatttttatagtctttggtatgactcggccgggatttgaactcacaacctaccaatctcagggcggacactgagtgtattagcacactagttgtcagctagcaattggtGCATCAGTTgcaagctagtgattagcgcaccATTTATCTTCTTGAGATTAGCGGCATAGCTGCCAACTAGCAATTAGCGCACCAGTTTTCAGCTAGCGATTGGTGCACCAGTTGTCAGTTTGCAACTGGTGTGCTAATTGTTAGCTAGCAGTTAGTGGTGCAAGTTGCCAGCTAGTACTTTGCACTCCAGTTGTCAGCTTGCGATTGgcacaccagttgtcagctagtgtaTAGCGGTAAAAGCTGTCAGCGAGCAATTTGCGCTCTAGTTTTTAGTTATCGGCGCTCTATTTGCCTGTTAGGGACTAGCGCACCAGTTGTCAGATAGCAATTGGCGCATCAGTTGCCAGTTAGCGATTATTGCATCAGTTGTCATCTGCAGATTAGCAGCGTAGCTGCCAACTAGCAATTAGAGCACCAGTTGTCATCTTGCATTTAGCGCACAAGTTGTCACCTTGCGATTAGCACACCCGTTATCAGCGAGCAATTGCCGCACCACTTGTCAGCTGGCGATTGGTGCGCTAATTGTTAGATAGTGGCTAACGGTGAAAGCTGCCAGCGAGCAATTTGCGCTCTAGTTTTTAGCTATCAGCGCTCTATTTGCCTGTTAGCGATTAGCGCACCAGTTGTCAGATAGCAATTGGTGCGCTAATTGTTAGATAGTGGCTAGCGGTGCAAGATGCCAGCTAGCGTTTAGCAGTGAAAGCTGCCAGTTAGCAAATTGCACTCTAGTTGTCAGcaattagcatgctatttttctGCTAGGGATTAGCACACAAGTTGTCAGCTAGCCATTGGCACATAAGTTGTCCGCTAGCCTTTGGCGCGCCaactgtcagctagcaattagctcgCAAAGTGTCAGCTAGCGAATATTTCAAAACCTTAGTATTGTAGAAAAAGGTACCTTTAGGACGTTTAATTTCAAATGTATATGAGATATATAAGTAGGGAAATGTGTTCTCTTAAACAACTGTTAGTTAGCCTTTTGGggtgtttttatatttttggttaaaaaatgtaatctaaagCCAATATGATGCTTGGTTGAAGTACTTTTCAACAGCATAGCACATTTGACATAAAGGCTCTCTCTCCTATGTATTTTCAATAGGATTTAGGTCTGGGCTCTGGCTGGTTCATTCCAGAATTGTATGTTCTGTCATGTTCAATTTCAGGAGATCTCTGAGGGTTTTGGACCGGCACTGACTGTTTAGAACTGTTCTACCTTGACTGAATCATTCCTGTCCCATCTGGCATGATGCTGCCATCCCCatgtggtgttgttgttttttttcaccctGCTATTTTAACATCGCTGTTCACTTTCTGGTTCGTAAAAAAAATTGTTGCCTTCAGGAAAAGGATGCTTCCGCCTCCAAGGTCAGTGAGTGCACATCACATCCAAGTCTGGGATGCTTTTGGTCCCCGCTATGTGTCAGTAAGCGTGTGCCAGTGACACACCTGTTGCCCCTCGGCCTCCTTCATCTCCGTCCAGTGGGCCAGCTGCTCCTCGCCGGTGCTGTTGAGTCCCAAGGAGACCCAGCCCACACGCTCCCTGGGCCTCATGCTGCTGCGGCGGCAGAACACCGACAACACCAGCGACACCTCGGAGAGCTGGAAGAGCGCCACCTGGAAGACGAAGGTCTCCTTGTAGGTGGGGCAGGGCTGGCCTCTGCACACCGCCGTCTTGCACTTGGACATCTCCTTCCCCTTGGAGTCCAGCATGCTCAGCGTGACGTAAGTGTCTGCCAGGGGTGGTGGGGGGAGAGTGACACCAAGTGGTGGAATGTTAGTAGTGCAGCATACGTCACATCCTGTGGCAGAGTGCAATgtcttattcaatcaatcaatttattcTAAGTATTCTGAATATACTTCTAAATATTGGGGATGTTATCACTATATTTAATTATAAtgtacatcatcatcattatacatTAGGTAATTATAGTAAATATACAATTACATCtatttattcatattatattatgcGATTCATACAGATTATTTATAATATACATTTGTTAATATCTTATTTAAATTACATGGAttaagtatataatttatattatcaATTATGTAATTGTATGCATATGGCTTATGTAATTACAAAATACATATTTGTTTCGATGATAGAATTAAAATATACATAACTGAAATGTTGGTTTGTGTTTAggtataaaatacatatttcctaaaatataatgaattatttaagtactatatatatatttactaaaaTTATATTAAGGACTAATTAAATGTACATATTTAATATGTTGATTTATTATAATCTAGAAATATGGAAAGTATATGATTTGTTCTAATGATACAAATGTATTAACATATGGAATATTATGAATATATGTATTGCTATAATATGGATTACACTAGTATAATAAACGCATTTATTATGCTTTATTTGATTATACAAATTTGTTAATGTCATATAATTATTAGAATGGCATATTTAATATTTCATTGATTAATGAATTATGATCTACATAATATTTTATTATGGATCAttttaatatacatatttataaatatattatgGGTCATTTAATTAAAATATGCATATTTTCTCCTACTGTATATTATGATGGACTaattataatatacagtattgtaCATATTTTACTTTATCATGatacaaatgtttgtttttttaaatgcacataTATTATGGGTTATTCataataaattaatttgttatggcttatttaatacatttatttgctATGAACAAACTTTAGTTAACTTGTTACGATTTATTTAATTATAATATGTTAATTATTATGGATTATTTAGTtataatataaattattataGATATAATTATATTGTACACATCAATTAAATATGTTGTTATGGATCACTATTATAATCTACATATTTAAAGGTTAGCACTTTACATATTCCTCAAAtctaagaaaaatatatatactaatTGAATAAAGACAAACCAAATTTTAATTGAAtgctataaaaaaataaatgtttagtctGAGCAACATTTctgctcaaaaatattaaatcattGACTTATGTATAGTTTCTTACCTCTCATGATATACAGTTGTCCCCCAACGAAATGTTTTACACAACAAAAAAGACCatctgtgacacacacacacacatatcacacAAAGTTGGAAAGAAAAAGGAAATGAATAGTGTAAAAGGTAGAATTGAGAGAGATATCGATGCAGCAGAAAAACAGTTTCAAAGAATCAACAAAAAGACAAAATCCCAGAATGCGcgagtaaaaataaaatgtacttactgacGGGTTTATCGGACGAGGTGGTTTTAAAGTGGCTGCCCTGGATGACCTCGGCAGATAAACTTCCTGTGGCAGAGTTGTAAACGAGGCCCAGGAGGATCTCCGGCGAGGACGAGTCCTCTGTAGACCTGTAGGACACGGCTCCTGCACTGCGGGACACGCTCACCACCGAACCACAGCCCTGAAAAACAAACATACAGTAACTCTGTGATATGTTCAGGTTATTAGTAGATATGAATCCTCTCTCACTGTAAGTTCGGAGCCAGGCTCCAGGGTGACTGGAAGAGCCATCTTCCCCTGCAGGTTGAGTTTAGTCAGGTGGAAGACCTTCTCGCCCAGGATCTTCTCCTTCTTCATGCGCCTGATGCTGTACAGGCGGAATCGTACAGCACAGTCGCCCAAGGCCTCTTGTTCCACTCTGGAGAACTTGAAGGTCTCCGTGAAGACGGGACACGGTCCCTTTTGGACGCCCGTCTTGGCCCGCTGCTTCTTGGTGGGCAGCAGGACCAGGTGGACCTGCCACGAGATGTTGCCCGTCTGCTTGAGAGCGGGGATGTCCGTCGCCGCGGTGACCGTCACGGCCAACCACTGCTCGGTGGAGTCGTACTCGAAGGCGACGTCCAGCGTGCCGTACTTGGCTAGTGGCTCCGGCTCGTAGGCTGAGAGGAGCTGAGGGCCGCAACTGTCCTAAATGTTCACATTCAGACAGGGAAGTTCATTACTCACGCACATTTTTTCACCACTACAGTGTTAGATTTGACTTGATAATAGTCATTATAACGCTTATAttctataccagacctgggcttttcaatctggcccaccagacattcccaaatattgttttttagatctttaaaggcctactgaaatgaattttttttatttaaacggggatagcagatccattctatgtgtcatacttgatcatttcgcgatattgccatatttttgctgaaaggatttagtagagaacaacgacgataaagttcgcaacttttggtcactgataaaaaaagccttgcccctaccggaagtagcgtgacgtcacaagctggagtgctgctcacatttccccattgtttacaccagcagcgagagcgattcggaccgagaaagcgacgattaccccattaatttgagcgaggatgaaagatttgtgaatgaggaaagtgagagtgaaggactatagtgcagtgcaggaagtatcttttttcgctctgaccgtaacttaggtacaagggttcattggattccacactttctcctttttctattgtggatcacggatttgtattttaaaccacctcggatactatatcctcttgaaaatgagagtcgagaacgcgaaatggacattcacagtgacttttatctccacgacaatacatcggcgaaacactttcgcTACGGagcaacgtgatagcatcgggctcaaatgcagatataaacaaaagcaataaacccctgactggaaggatagacagaaaatcaacaatactattaaaccatggacctgtaactacacggttaatgctttccagcttggcaaagattaacaatgctgttgctaacgacgccattgaagctaacttagcaacgggacctcacagagctatgataaaaacattagcgctccacctacgccagccagccctcatctgctcatcaacacccgtgctcacctgcgttccagcgatcgacggaaggacgaaggactttaaacgatcatccgtgcggtcggcggctagcgcgtctgctatccaagtcaaagtcctcctggttgtgttgctacagccagccgctaatacaccgatcccacctacaactttcttctttgcagtcttcattgttcattaaacaaattgcaaaagattcaccaacacagatgtccagaatactgtggaattttgagatgaaaacagagcttttttgtattggattcaaaggtgtaccaatacttccgtttaactagtgacgtcacttgcatacgtcatcatacaaagacgttttcaaccggaagtttagcgggaaatttaaaattgcactttataagtattggcatgtgttgcaatgttaagatttcatcattgatatataaactatcagactgcgtggtcggtagtagtgggtttcagtaggcctttaagatcgaaactgtagctgccattatgaagtgcagtgatgttttcaaattaccgtaagtcttgaactatacaaagtatttccttgattgattgattgatctgcgcttttgcatgatacactagttactatggtaatctacgtcacagcagctcagac
Coding sequences within it:
- the syt14b gene encoding synaptotagmin-14b isoform X2, with translation MAVDGSQTTTLPTPQWYNTVVAIATDFGGGGRNCGVHELICARRVSPELLGVLSSIAAFMALMALFFLYLSNKLSVDSPDTLPHLGGYHNSHTEVLLTDSEEDQDAAVQSNVSPVVLQEGHSSEASSQHAGSIQRVKKAPPLMEGQPPPYRDRDRDRGRVARVSSSRSTREARRGSSPQRCSSEAVSVDQDTESYLNKGCEEDIPSDSTAVVGTEDSCGPQLLSAYEPEPLAKYGTLDVAFEYDSTEQWLAVTVTAATDIPALKQTGNISWQVHLVLLPTKKQRAKTGVQKGPCPVFTETFKFSRVEQEALGDCAVRFRLYSIRRMKKEKILGEKVFHLTKLNLQGKMALPVTLEPGSELTGCGSVVSVSRSAGAVSYRSTEDSSSPEILLGLVYNSATGSLSAEVIQGSHFKTTSSDKPVNGLFCCVKHFVGGQLYIMRDTYVTLSMLDSKGKEMSKCKTAVCRGQPCPTYKETFVFQVALFQLSEVSLVLSVFCRRSSMRPRERVGWVSLGLNSTGEEQLAHWTEMKEAEGQQVCHWHTLTDT
- the syt14b gene encoding synaptotagmin-14b isoform X3, translated to MAVDGGGRNCGVHELICARRVSPELLGVLSSIAAFMALMALFFLYLSNKLSVDSPDTLPHLGGYHNSHTEVLLTDSEEDQDAAVQSNVSPVVLQEGHSSEASSQHAGSIQRVKKAPPLMEGQPPPYRDRDRDRGRVARVSSSRSTREARRGSSPQRCSSEAVSVDQDTESYLNKGCEEDIPSDSTAVVGTEDSCGPQLLSAYEPEPLAKYGTLDVAFEYDSTEQWLAVTVTAATDIPALKQTGNISWQVHLVLLPTKKQRAKTGVQKGPCPVFTETFKFSRVEQEALGDCAVRFRLYSIRRMKKEKILGEKVFHLTKLNLQGKMALPVTLEPGSELTGCGSVVSVSRSAGAVSYRSTEDSSSPEILLGLVYNSATGSLSAEVIQGSHFKTTSSDKPVNGLFCCVKHFVGGQLYIMRDTYVTLSMLDSKGKEMSKCKTAVCRGQPCPTYKETFVFQVALFQLSEVSLVLSVFCRRSSMRPRERVGWVSLGLNSTGEEQLAHWTEMKEAEGQQVCHWHTLTDT